From a region of the Kwoniella mangroviensis CBS 8507 chromosome 1 map unlocalized Ctg01, whole genome shotgun sequence genome:
- a CDS encoding serine/threonine-protein phosphatase PP2A catalytic subunit, whose amino-acid sequence MSSNDDVDAWIAQLMQCKPLSEPEVKKLCDKAREVLMEESNVQPVRCPVTVCGDIHGQFHDLSELFRIGGNSPDTNYLFMGDYVDRGYYSVETVTLLVALKLRYRDRVTILRGNHESRQITQVYGFYDECLRKYGNANVWKFFTDLFDYLPLTALIDNQIFCLHGGLSPSIDTLDHIRSIDRIQEVPHEGPMCDLLWSDPDDRCGWGISPRGAGYTFGQDISEAFNHNNGLTLVARAHQLVMEGFSWSQERNVVTIFSAPNYCYRCGNQAAILEVDDALKYTFLQFDPAPRAGEPLVSRRPPDYVSCASHSCSIMFDV is encoded by the exons ATGTCCTCCAACGACGATGTCGACGCATGGATCGCTCAGTTGATGCAATGTAAGCCTCTGAGCGAACcggaagtgaagaagctgtgcgataag GCAAGAGAAGTATTGATGGAAGAATCAAATGTTCAACCTGTACGGTGTCCCGTAACAGTTTGTGGAGATATCCATGGACAATTT CACGATCTTTCAGAACTATTCCGAATTGGAGGTAATTCCCCCGATACCAACTACCTCTTCATGGGTGATTACGTCGACCGAGGTTATTACTCTGTCGAAACGGTCACTCTCCTCGTCGCGTTAAAATTGAGATACAGAGATCGAGTGACGATCCTCAGAGGGAATCACGAATCTAGACAGATCACTCAAGTGTATGGATTCTATGATGAATGTCTTAGGAAATATGGGAATGCGAATGTATGGAAATTCTTCACGGATTTGTTCGATTATTTACCATTGACGGCTTTGATCGATAATCAA ATCTTCTGTCTTCACGGTGGTCTCTCACCATCTATCGATACACTTGATCATATCCGATCCATCGACCGTATCCAAGAAGTGCCCCACGAAGGTCCAATGTGCGATTTGCTCTGGTCAGATCCTGATGATAGATGCGGTTGGGGTATAAGTCCAAGAGGTGCAGGATACACTTTCGGTCAAGATATTTCAGAGGCATTCA ATCACAACAACGGTTTAACGTTGGTAGCCCGAGCACATCAACTGGTCATGGAAGGTTTCTCCTGGTCACAAGAACGAAATGTCGTTACCATCTTTTCAGCACCAAATTACTGCTATAGATGTGGAAACCAAGCTGCTATAttagaagttgatgatgcATTGAAATACACCTT CCTACAATTCGACCCAGCACCTCGAGCAGGTGAACCTCTTGTATCACGAAGACCACCAGATTATGTGAGTTGTGCATCGCACTCCTGTTCGATAATGTTCGATGTCTGA